In Rattus norvegicus strain BN/NHsdMcwi chromosome 1, GRCr8, whole genome shotgun sequence, a genomic segment contains:
- the Cd6 gene encoding T-cell differentiation antigen CD6 isoform X4, whose amino-acid sequence MWLFLGIAGLLTAVLSGLPPPAPSDQHRNGSIPNMSSDPEEQLGIRLVNGSSRCSGFVQVLLESWEPVCAGHWNRAATEAACNALGCGDLGNFTHLAPPTSERPPGATSRNTSSSRNTTWAGAPTVRCHGANWQLCKVEDYECSSDRRLVWVTCAENQAVRLVDGGSRCAGRVEMLQHGEWGTVCDDTWDLDDANVVCKQLKCGWAVKALAGLHFTPGQGPIHRDQVNCSGTEAYLWDCPGRPGDQYCGHKEDAGVVCSEHQSWRLTGGVDSCEGQVEVYFRGVWSTVCDSEWYPSEAKVLCQSLGCGSEVDRPKGLPHSLAGRMYYSCKGEELTLSTCSWRFNNSNLCSQSLAARVVCSGSQRHPNLSTSEVPSRVPVTIESSVPVSVKDKDSQNLTLLIPCIVLGILLLVSLIFIVFLLLKAKGQYDSQRHRVTEEEAQQNRFRMPPLEEGLEELHVSNIPAADPRPCVVDAPSLGSQYHTRNNSDSSTSSEEGYCNDPSSKPPPWNSQVFSEKSPLTEQPPNLELAGSQAMFSAGASADDSSSTSSGEWYQNFQPPPQHPPVEQFECPGPPDLQADSIDDDEEDYDDIGAA is encoded by the exons GTCTCCCACCTCCAGCCCCCTCTGACCAGCACAGAAATGGCAGCATCCCAAATATGTCCTCGGACCCAG AGGAGCAGCTGGGGATTCGCCTGGTGAACGGGAGCAGTCGCTGCAGTGGATTTGTGCAGGTTCTTCTAGAGTCCTGGGAGCCTGTGTGTGCAGGGCACTGGAATCGGGCTGCTACAGAGGCTGCATGCAACGCACTGGGCTGTGGCGATTTGGGAAACTTTACCCACCTGGCGCCACCCACCTCTGAGCGTCCACCAGGAGCCACTTCCCGGAACACTAGCAGCTCCAGGAATACGACATGGGCGGGGGCACCAACTGTGAGATGCCACGGAGCCAATTGGCAACTCTGCAAGGTGGAGGACTACGAGTGCAGCAGCGACAGGCGGCTGGTGTGGGTCACCTGTGCAG AGAACCAGGCTGTGCGGTTAGTGGATGGTGGCAGTCGCTGCGCTGGCCGCGTGGAGATGCTGCAGCATGGTGAATGGGGAACAGTGTGCGATGACACGTGGGACCTGGATGATGCAAACGTAGTGTGTAAGCAGCTGAAGTGTGGCTGGGCAGTGAAGGCACTGGCCGGCTTGCACTTCACCCCAGGCCAAGGACCCATCCACCGTGACCAAGTGAACTGCTCTGGGACCGAGGCCTATCTGTGGGACTGCCCGGGGCGGCCAGGAGACCAGTACTGCGGTCACAAGGAGGATGCAGGAGTGGTGTGCTCAG AGCACCAGTCCTGGCGCCTGACTGGAGGTGTTGACTCCTGCGAAGGGCAAGTGGAAGTGTACTTCCGGGGTGTCTGGAGCACCGTGTGTGACAGCGAATGGTACCCATCCGAGGCCAAAGTGCTCTGTCAGTCCTTGGGTTGTGGATCAGAAGTGGACCGGCCCAAGGGGCTGCCACACTCCCTGGCAGGCAGAATGTACTACTCCTGTAAAGGGGAGGAGCTCACCCTCAGCACCTGCTCCTGGCGGTTCAACAATTCCAACTTGTGCAGCCAGTCGCTGGCCGCAAGGGTTGTCTGCTCAG GCTCCCAGAGACATCCCAATCTGTCGACTTCTGAAGTGCCTTCCAGAGTTCCGGTCACCATAG AATCTTCTGTGCCTGTGAGCGTGAAGGATAAGGACTCTCAAAATTTGACACTTCTCATTCCCTGCATTGTCCTGGGAATTCTCCTTCTTGTCTCCCTCATCttcatagtttttcttctcttgaaAGCCAAAGGACAATATG ATTCCCAGAGGCACCGGGTCACAGAGGAAGAAGCCCAACAGAACAGGTTCCGGATGCCACCCTTGGAGGAAG GACTTGAAGAGTTGCACGTTTCTAACATCCCAGCTGCTGACCCCAGACCCTGTGTGGTGGATGCCCCCTCTCTGGGCTCTCAGTACCACACGAGGAACAACAGTGACTCCAGCACATCCTCTGAGGAGGGTTACTGCAATGATCCCAGCAGCAAGCCACCTCCATGGAACTCCCAGGTGTTTTCCGAGAAGAGTCCCCTCACAGAGCAGCCCCCCAACTTGGAACTGGCTGGCTCTCAGGCAATGTTTTCAG CAGGGGCCTCGGCCGATGACAGCTCCAGTACCTCGTCTGGGGAGTGGTACCAGAACTTCCAGCCACCACCCCAGCATCCTCCAGTGGAACAGTTTGAATGTCCAG GACCGCCTGACCTCCAAGCAGACTCCATTGATGATGATGAGGAAGACTACGATGACATTGGAGCAGCCTAG
- the Cd6 gene encoding T-cell differentiation antigen CD6 precursor — protein MWLFLGIAGLLTAVLSGLPPPAPSDQHRNGSIPNMSSDPEEQLGIRLVNGSSRCSGFVQVLLESWEPVCAGHWNRAATEAACNALGCGDLGNFTHLAPPTSERPPGATSRNTSSSRNTTWAGAPTVRCHGANWQLCKVEDYECSSDRRLVWVTCAENQAVRLVDGGSRCAGRVEMLQHGEWGTVCDDTWDLDDANVVCKQLKCGWAVKALAGLHFTPGQGPIHRDQVNCSGTEAYLWDCPGRPGDQYCGHKEDAGVVCSEHQSWRLTGGVDSCEGQVEVYFRGVWSTVCDSEWYPSEAKVLCQSLGCGSEVDRPKGLPHSLAGRMYYSCKGEELTLSTCSWRFNNSNLCSQSLAARVVCSGSQRHPNLSTSEVPSRVPVTIESSVPVSVKDKDSQNLTLLIPCIVLGILLLVSLIFIVFLLLKAKGQYALPTSVNHQQLSTANPAGINNYHPVPITIAKEAPMLFIKPRVPEDSDSSSESDYEHYDFSSQPPVALTTFYNSQRHRVTEEEAQQNRFRMPPLEEGLEELHVSNIPAADPRPCVVDAPSLGSQYHTRNNSDSSTSSEEGYCNDPSSKPPPWNSQVFSEKSPLTEQPPNLELAGSQAMFSAGASADDSSSTSSGEWYQNFQPPPQHPPVEQFECPGPPDLQADSIDDDEEDYDDIGAA, from the exons GTCTCCCACCTCCAGCCCCCTCTGACCAGCACAGAAATGGCAGCATCCCAAATATGTCCTCGGACCCAG AGGAGCAGCTGGGGATTCGCCTGGTGAACGGGAGCAGTCGCTGCAGTGGATTTGTGCAGGTTCTTCTAGAGTCCTGGGAGCCTGTGTGTGCAGGGCACTGGAATCGGGCTGCTACAGAGGCTGCATGCAACGCACTGGGCTGTGGCGATTTGGGAAACTTTACCCACCTGGCGCCACCCACCTCTGAGCGTCCACCAGGAGCCACTTCCCGGAACACTAGCAGCTCCAGGAATACGACATGGGCGGGGGCACCAACTGTGAGATGCCACGGAGCCAATTGGCAACTCTGCAAGGTGGAGGACTACGAGTGCAGCAGCGACAGGCGGCTGGTGTGGGTCACCTGTGCAG AGAACCAGGCTGTGCGGTTAGTGGATGGTGGCAGTCGCTGCGCTGGCCGCGTGGAGATGCTGCAGCATGGTGAATGGGGAACAGTGTGCGATGACACGTGGGACCTGGATGATGCAAACGTAGTGTGTAAGCAGCTGAAGTGTGGCTGGGCAGTGAAGGCACTGGCCGGCTTGCACTTCACCCCAGGCCAAGGACCCATCCACCGTGACCAAGTGAACTGCTCTGGGACCGAGGCCTATCTGTGGGACTGCCCGGGGCGGCCAGGAGACCAGTACTGCGGTCACAAGGAGGATGCAGGAGTGGTGTGCTCAG AGCACCAGTCCTGGCGCCTGACTGGAGGTGTTGACTCCTGCGAAGGGCAAGTGGAAGTGTACTTCCGGGGTGTCTGGAGCACCGTGTGTGACAGCGAATGGTACCCATCCGAGGCCAAAGTGCTCTGTCAGTCCTTGGGTTGTGGATCAGAAGTGGACCGGCCCAAGGGGCTGCCACACTCCCTGGCAGGCAGAATGTACTACTCCTGTAAAGGGGAGGAGCTCACCCTCAGCACCTGCTCCTGGCGGTTCAACAATTCCAACTTGTGCAGCCAGTCGCTGGCCGCAAGGGTTGTCTGCTCAG GCTCCCAGAGACATCCCAATCTGTCGACTTCTGAAGTGCCTTCCAGAGTTCCGGTCACCATAG AATCTTCTGTGCCTGTGAGCGTGAAGGATAAGGACTCTCAAAATTTGACACTTCTCATTCCCTGCATTGTCCTGGGAATTCTCCTTCTTGTCTCCCTCATCttcatagtttttcttctcttgaaAGCCAAAGGACAATATG ccCTCCCTACTTCAGTGAACCACCAGCAACTGTCCACTGCCAATCCAGCAGGGATCAACAACTACCATCCTGTCCCTATCACCATTGCCAAAGAAG CTCCTATGTTGTTCATCAAGCCCCGGGTCCCCGAGGACTCGGACTCCAGTTCTGAATCCGACTATGAGCATTATGACTTCAGCTCCCAGCCGCCTGTGGCCCTGACCACCTTCTACA ATTCCCAGAGGCACCGGGTCACAGAGGAAGAAGCCCAACAGAACAGGTTCCGGATGCCACCCTTGGAGGAAG GACTTGAAGAGTTGCACGTTTCTAACATCCCAGCTGCTGACCCCAGACCCTGTGTGGTGGATGCCCCCTCTCTGGGCTCTCAGTACCACACGAGGAACAACAGTGACTCCAGCACATCCTCTGAGGAGGGTTACTGCAATGATCCCAGCAGCAAGCCACCTCCATGGAACTCCCAGGTGTTTTCCGAGAAGAGTCCCCTCACAGAGCAGCCCCCCAACTTGGAACTGGCTGGCTCTCAGGCAATGTTTTCAG CAGGGGCCTCGGCCGATGACAGCTCCAGTACCTCGTCTGGGGAGTGGTACCAGAACTTCCAGCCACCACCCCAGCATCCTCCAGTGGAACAGTTTGAATGTCCAG GACCGCCTGACCTCCAAGCAGACTCCATTGATGATGATGAGGAAGACTACGATGACATTGGAGCAGCCTAG
- the Cd6 gene encoding T-cell differentiation antigen CD6 isoform X5, producing MWLFLGIAGLLTAVLSGLPPPAPSDQHRNGSIPNMSSDPEEQLGIRLVNGSSRCSGFVQVLLESWEPVCAGHWNRAATEAACNALGCGDLGNFTHLAPPTSERPPGATSRNTSSSRNTTWAGAPTVRCHGANWQLCKVEDYECSSDRRLVWVTCAENQAVRLVDGGSRCAGRVEMLQHGEWGTVCDDTWDLDDANVVCKQLKCGWAVKALAGLHFTPGQGPIHRDQVNCSGTEAYLWDCPGRPGDQYCGHKEDAGVVCSGSQRHPNLSTSEVPSRVPVTIESSVPVSVKDKDSQNLTLLIPCIVLGILLLVSLIFIVFLLLKAKGQYALPTSVNHQQLSTANPAGINNYHPVPITIAKEAPMLFIKPRVPEDSDSSSESDYEHYDFSSQPPVALTTFYNSQRHRVTEEEAQQNRFRMPPLEEGLEELHVSNIPAADPRPCVVDAPSLGSQYHTRNNSDSSTSSEEGYCNDPSSKPPPWNSQVFSEKSPLTEQPPNLELAGSQAMFSAGASADDSSSTSSGEWYQNFQPPPQHPPVEQFECPGPPDLQADSIDDDEEDYDDIGAA from the exons GTCTCCCACCTCCAGCCCCCTCTGACCAGCACAGAAATGGCAGCATCCCAAATATGTCCTCGGACCCAG AGGAGCAGCTGGGGATTCGCCTGGTGAACGGGAGCAGTCGCTGCAGTGGATTTGTGCAGGTTCTTCTAGAGTCCTGGGAGCCTGTGTGTGCAGGGCACTGGAATCGGGCTGCTACAGAGGCTGCATGCAACGCACTGGGCTGTGGCGATTTGGGAAACTTTACCCACCTGGCGCCACCCACCTCTGAGCGTCCACCAGGAGCCACTTCCCGGAACACTAGCAGCTCCAGGAATACGACATGGGCGGGGGCACCAACTGTGAGATGCCACGGAGCCAATTGGCAACTCTGCAAGGTGGAGGACTACGAGTGCAGCAGCGACAGGCGGCTGGTGTGGGTCACCTGTGCAG AGAACCAGGCTGTGCGGTTAGTGGATGGTGGCAGTCGCTGCGCTGGCCGCGTGGAGATGCTGCAGCATGGTGAATGGGGAACAGTGTGCGATGACACGTGGGACCTGGATGATGCAAACGTAGTGTGTAAGCAGCTGAAGTGTGGCTGGGCAGTGAAGGCACTGGCCGGCTTGCACTTCACCCCAGGCCAAGGACCCATCCACCGTGACCAAGTGAACTGCTCTGGGACCGAGGCCTATCTGTGGGACTGCCCGGGGCGGCCAGGAGACCAGTACTGCGGTCACAAGGAGGATGCAGGAGTGGTGTGCTCAG GCTCCCAGAGACATCCCAATCTGTCGACTTCTGAAGTGCCTTCCAGAGTTCCGGTCACCATAG AATCTTCTGTGCCTGTGAGCGTGAAGGATAAGGACTCTCAAAATTTGACACTTCTCATTCCCTGCATTGTCCTGGGAATTCTCCTTCTTGTCTCCCTCATCttcatagtttttcttctcttgaaAGCCAAAGGACAATATG ccCTCCCTACTTCAGTGAACCACCAGCAACTGTCCACTGCCAATCCAGCAGGGATCAACAACTACCATCCTGTCCCTATCACCATTGCCAAAGAAG CTCCTATGTTGTTCATCAAGCCCCGGGTCCCCGAGGACTCGGACTCCAGTTCTGAATCCGACTATGAGCATTATGACTTCAGCTCCCAGCCGCCTGTGGCCCTGACCACCTTCTACA ATTCCCAGAGGCACCGGGTCACAGAGGAAGAAGCCCAACAGAACAGGTTCCGGATGCCACCCTTGGAGGAAG GACTTGAAGAGTTGCACGTTTCTAACATCCCAGCTGCTGACCCCAGACCCTGTGTGGTGGATGCCCCCTCTCTGGGCTCTCAGTACCACACGAGGAACAACAGTGACTCCAGCACATCCTCTGAGGAGGGTTACTGCAATGATCCCAGCAGCAAGCCACCTCCATGGAACTCCCAGGTGTTTTCCGAGAAGAGTCCCCTCACAGAGCAGCCCCCCAACTTGGAACTGGCTGGCTCTCAGGCAATGTTTTCAG CAGGGGCCTCGGCCGATGACAGCTCCAGTACCTCGTCTGGGGAGTGGTACCAGAACTTCCAGCCACCACCCCAGCATCCTCCAGTGGAACAGTTTGAATGTCCAG GACCGCCTGACCTCCAAGCAGACTCCATTGATGATGATGAGGAAGACTACGATGACATTGGAGCAGCCTAG
- the Cd6 gene encoding T-cell differentiation antigen CD6 isoform X8 — protein MWLFLGIAGLLTAVLSGLPPPAPSDQHRNGSIPNMSSDPEEQLGIRLVNGSSRCSGFVQVLLESWEPVCAGHWNRAATEAACNALGCGDLGNFTHLAPPTSERPPGATSRNTSSSRNTTWAGAPTVRCHGANWQLCKVEDYECSSDRRLVWVTCAENQAVRLVDGGSRCAGRVEMLQHGEWGTVCDDTWDLDDANVVCKQLKCGWAVKALAGLHFTPGQGPIHRDQVNCSGTEAYLWDCPGRPGDQYCGHKEDAGVVCSGSQRHPNLSTSEVPSRVPVTIESSVPVSVKDKDSQNLTLLIPCIVLGILLLVSLIFIVFLLLKAKGQYDSQRHRVTEEEAQQNRFRMPPLEEGLEELHVSNIPAADPRPCVVDAPSLGSQYHTRNNSDSSTSSEEGYCNDPSSKPPPWNSQVFSEKSPLTEQPPNLELAGSQAMFSGASADDSSSTSSGEWYQNFQPPPQHPPVEQFECPGPPDLQADSIDDDEEDYDDIGAA, from the exons GTCTCCCACCTCCAGCCCCCTCTGACCAGCACAGAAATGGCAGCATCCCAAATATGTCCTCGGACCCAG AGGAGCAGCTGGGGATTCGCCTGGTGAACGGGAGCAGTCGCTGCAGTGGATTTGTGCAGGTTCTTCTAGAGTCCTGGGAGCCTGTGTGTGCAGGGCACTGGAATCGGGCTGCTACAGAGGCTGCATGCAACGCACTGGGCTGTGGCGATTTGGGAAACTTTACCCACCTGGCGCCACCCACCTCTGAGCGTCCACCAGGAGCCACTTCCCGGAACACTAGCAGCTCCAGGAATACGACATGGGCGGGGGCACCAACTGTGAGATGCCACGGAGCCAATTGGCAACTCTGCAAGGTGGAGGACTACGAGTGCAGCAGCGACAGGCGGCTGGTGTGGGTCACCTGTGCAG AGAACCAGGCTGTGCGGTTAGTGGATGGTGGCAGTCGCTGCGCTGGCCGCGTGGAGATGCTGCAGCATGGTGAATGGGGAACAGTGTGCGATGACACGTGGGACCTGGATGATGCAAACGTAGTGTGTAAGCAGCTGAAGTGTGGCTGGGCAGTGAAGGCACTGGCCGGCTTGCACTTCACCCCAGGCCAAGGACCCATCCACCGTGACCAAGTGAACTGCTCTGGGACCGAGGCCTATCTGTGGGACTGCCCGGGGCGGCCAGGAGACCAGTACTGCGGTCACAAGGAGGATGCAGGAGTGGTGTGCTCAG GCTCCCAGAGACATCCCAATCTGTCGACTTCTGAAGTGCCTTCCAGAGTTCCGGTCACCATAG AATCTTCTGTGCCTGTGAGCGTGAAGGATAAGGACTCTCAAAATTTGACACTTCTCATTCCCTGCATTGTCCTGGGAATTCTCCTTCTTGTCTCCCTCATCttcatagtttttcttctcttgaaAGCCAAAGGACAATATG ATTCCCAGAGGCACCGGGTCACAGAGGAAGAAGCCCAACAGAACAGGTTCCGGATGCCACCCTTGGAGGAAG GACTTGAAGAGTTGCACGTTTCTAACATCCCAGCTGCTGACCCCAGACCCTGTGTGGTGGATGCCCCCTCTCTGGGCTCTCAGTACCACACGAGGAACAACAGTGACTCCAGCACATCCTCTGAGGAGGGTTACTGCAATGATCCCAGCAGCAAGCCACCTCCATGGAACTCCCAGGTGTTTTCCGAGAAGAGTCCCCTCACAGAGCAGCCCCCCAACTTGGAACTGGCTGGCTCTCAGGCAATGTTTTCAG GGGCCTCGGCCGATGACAGCTCCAGTACCTCGTCTGGGGAGTGGTACCAGAACTTCCAGCCACCACCCCAGCATCCTCCAGTGGAACAGTTTGAATGTCCAG GACCGCCTGACCTCCAAGCAGACTCCATTGATGATGATGAGGAAGACTACGATGACATTGGAGCAGCCTAG